Proteins encoded within one genomic window of Actinoplanes octamycinicus:
- a CDS encoding RrF2 family transcriptional regulator: MQISARGDYAVRAALSLAQAYPSLMSAQAIAQDQEMPRKFLEAVLADLRRAGVVRAQRGAEGGYTLSHPPRDVTVGQIIRAVDGPLAGVRGLRPEETQYTGAAENLPNLWVAVRAAVREVLDEVSLAELISGRMPAHVRKLTTRPDAWQPR; this comes from the coding sequence GTGCAGATCTCCGCGCGCGGCGACTACGCGGTCCGGGCAGCGCTCAGTTTGGCGCAGGCCTACCCGTCCCTGATGTCCGCTCAGGCCATTGCCCAAGACCAGGAAATGCCTCGGAAGTTCCTCGAGGCGGTCCTGGCCGACCTGCGCCGCGCCGGGGTGGTGCGGGCTCAGCGGGGCGCCGAGGGTGGATACACGCTGTCCCACCCACCCCGGGACGTGACGGTCGGGCAGATCATCCGGGCGGTCGACGGCCCGCTCGCCGGCGTGCGCGGCCTCCGCCCGGAGGAGACGCAGTACACCGGCGCCGCCGAGAATCTGCCGAACCTCTGGGTCGCGGTCCGGGCCGCGGTCCGCGAGGTGCTCGACGAGGTGAGCCTGGCCGAGCTGATCAGCGGCCGGATGCCGGCGCACGTGCGCAAGCTGACCACCCGGCCGGACGCCTGGCAGCCACGCTGA
- a CDS encoding DUF4236 domain-containing protein, producing the protein MGLVFRSRKKFGPLILNFTENGFSSWSIKIGRWSWNSRTRAHRVDLPGPLSWKQDKSRS; encoded by the coding sequence ATGGGCCTCGTGTTCCGCAGCCGTAAGAAGTTCGGCCCGCTGATCCTGAACTTCACCGAGAACGGCTTCTCGTCCTGGAGCATCAAGATCGGCCGCTGGTCCTGGAACTCGCGGACCCGCGCGCACCGCGTCGACCTGCCCGGCCCGCTGTCCTGGAAGCAGGACAAGAGCCGGTCATAG
- a CDS encoding fibronectin type III domain-containing protein yields the protein MRYVAPALAELTAQAQTLTSAGDLAGARSVLAEVLRSADADPRRATAELAVAAALFARVLIALGDPQSARLWAAFAHAAEEQLHGPRDERTIAAAATHAAVLHRVGQYGRAALVYHDLVGELARIDDPEAPRVLAAEADLATAEHAAGHCAAARARLVGAWRRYRDRYGEDSPAGIKMLARLGAMERECGREAAARDHLATAERLAERHLPADHPLIRQAAQLAAAERSGRHTCGRMSRPGRDDDTELRPGGFRPFPRRPTVPDPATAFPASPDDTLDDATQPRPDQRTTDPHGTVYQQPFYLSDLSLPGAPAGRHARADTPPPFPGSRALEHAGTATIGVARPPRGHPALLAIALAGGVATAAAVVIMTLPDAEGTTAPPAAPASAQPAGPPGSPQNVTLRDNHTGVSLSWTTPAGATGPVVITGGRTGQPPAEVERLSPGATDYQVYSLNEQANYCFTVAVRAADGRLLAAAPVCTVR from the coding sequence ATGAGGTACGTGGCTCCCGCACTCGCCGAACTCACCGCCCAGGCACAGACCTTGACGTCGGCCGGGGATCTCGCGGGCGCCCGGTCCGTGCTGGCCGAGGTCCTGCGCTCGGCGGACGCCGACCCGCGCCGTGCCACCGCCGAGCTCGCGGTGGCCGCCGCCCTCTTCGCCCGAGTGCTGATCGCGCTCGGCGACCCGCAGTCGGCCCGGCTCTGGGCCGCCTTCGCGCACGCCGCCGAGGAGCAGCTGCACGGCCCGCGCGACGAGCGCACCATCGCCGCGGCCGCCACCCACGCCGCCGTCCTGCACCGCGTCGGGCAATACGGCCGGGCCGCCCTGGTCTACCACGACCTGGTCGGCGAGCTGGCCCGGATCGACGACCCGGAGGCCCCGCGGGTGCTGGCCGCCGAGGCCGACCTGGCCACCGCGGAGCACGCGGCCGGCCACTGCGCCGCCGCCCGGGCCCGGCTCGTCGGCGCCTGGCGGCGCTACCGGGACCGCTACGGCGAGGACTCCCCGGCCGGCATCAAGATGCTGGCCCGGCTGGGTGCGATGGAGCGCGAGTGCGGCCGGGAGGCGGCTGCCCGCGACCACCTGGCCACCGCCGAGCGCCTCGCCGAGCGGCACCTGCCGGCCGACCACCCGCTGATCCGGCAGGCCGCCCAGCTGGCCGCCGCGGAGCGCTCCGGCCGGCACACCTGCGGCCGGATGAGCCGCCCCGGGCGGGACGACGACACCGAGCTGCGGCCGGGCGGTTTCCGCCCCTTTCCGCGCCGCCCCACCGTCCCGGACCCGGCGACCGCCTTCCCCGCCTCGCCGGACGACACCCTCGACGACGCCACCCAGCCGCGGCCCGACCAGCGGACCACCGATCCGCACGGCACCGTCTACCAGCAGCCGTTCTACCTGAGCGACCTGAGCCTGCCCGGCGCCCCGGCCGGCCGGCACGCCCGCGCCGACACCCCGCCGCCGTTCCCCGGCAGCCGCGCCCTCGAGCACGCCGGGACGGCGACGATCGGCGTGGCCCGGCCGCCTCGCGGCCATCCGGCGCTGCTCGCGATCGCGCTGGCCGGTGGCGTGGCGACCGCGGCCGCCGTGGTGATCATGACGCTGCCGGACGCGGAGGGGACCACCGCGCCCCCGGCCGCGCCGGCCTCGGCCCAACCCGCCGGCCCGCCCGGTTCGCCGCAGAACGTCACGCTTCGCGACAATCACACCGGCGTCTCACTGAGCTGGACGACCCCGGCCGGCGCCACCGGCCCGGTGGTGATCACCGGCGGCCGCACCGGCCAGCCGCCGGCCGAGGTGGAGCGGCTCTCCCCCGGCGCCACCGACTACCAGGTTTACAGCCTCAACGAGCAGGCGAACTACTGCTTCACCGTCGCGGTCCGCGCCGCGGACGGGAGACTGCTCGCGGCCGCACCGGTCTGCACCGTGCGGTGA
- a CDS encoding GGDEF domain-containing protein: MTTETANCVPTEFDELDALEAAVAELETRPNSQFRTLREPATEIRRRAEELGAEELHHRADLLLASVDLREGRIGEGGQTAHRVQAWAERHNSPYLLARAHRQLSVFYRYVGDFSDGLKHAVQCVSHLTEDMPATIRAQHLMSLSVALEETGSGADGDRRAREALALAVAAGDHEMTILALNNMVYTAYENDDEPAARALVAQMHEIQARTGHRFGANELDTMARVELMGGHYDEVEALLTPVLADLVAANEGDAIAECQVTLALARRLAGRYPEAQAAIDANLRLCEERGLAAVRARVREEQAALYAATGRFAEAYEEHRAFHAETAALQSVQRDARARALQAVFEANEARRASEHFREMAHRDALTGLYNRRYINERVPALLLEAAAARQPISLAIVDLDHFKRVNDTLSHATGDTVLQHVAELLEEAMPGSGLAARMGGEEFLLVFPGIGPDEAADRCERLRLRIRAHAWGPITGTLPVTTSIGITTSVDGAGTLSSLLAQADRNLYTAKHAGRDRVVF; encoded by the coding sequence GTGACGACGGAGACGGCGAACTGTGTCCCCACCGAGTTCGATGAGCTCGATGCGCTGGAGGCCGCCGTGGCGGAGCTCGAGACCCGGCCGAACTCGCAGTTCCGGACGCTCCGCGAGCCGGCCACCGAGATCCGGCGGCGGGCCGAGGAGCTCGGCGCCGAGGAGCTCCATCACCGCGCTGACCTGCTGCTCGCCTCGGTCGACCTGCGCGAGGGGCGGATCGGGGAGGGCGGCCAGACCGCGCACCGGGTGCAGGCCTGGGCGGAGCGGCACAATTCGCCGTACCTGCTGGCCCGGGCGCACCGCCAGCTGTCGGTCTTCTACCGGTACGTCGGCGACTTCTCCGACGGCCTGAAACACGCCGTGCAGTGCGTCTCGCACCTCACCGAGGACATGCCCGCCACCATCCGCGCCCAGCACCTGATGTCGCTGTCGGTGGCGCTGGAGGAGACCGGCTCGGGGGCCGACGGCGACCGGCGGGCCCGGGAGGCCCTGGCGCTCGCGGTGGCCGCCGGCGACCACGAGATGACCATCCTGGCGCTCAACAACATGGTCTACACCGCGTACGAGAACGACGACGAGCCGGCCGCCCGCGCGCTGGTCGCCCAGATGCACGAGATCCAGGCCCGGACCGGCCACCGGTTCGGCGCCAACGAGCTGGACACGATGGCCCGGGTCGAGCTGATGGGCGGCCACTACGACGAGGTGGAGGCGCTGCTCACCCCGGTGCTGGCCGACCTGGTCGCGGCGAACGAGGGCGACGCGATCGCCGAGTGCCAGGTCACCCTGGCGCTGGCCCGCCGGCTGGCCGGGCGCTACCCGGAGGCGCAGGCCGCGATCGACGCGAACCTGCGGCTGTGCGAGGAGCGCGGGCTGGCCGCGGTCCGCGCCCGGGTCCGCGAGGAGCAGGCCGCGCTCTATGCCGCCACCGGGCGGTTCGCCGAGGCGTACGAGGAGCACCGGGCCTTCCACGCGGAGACCGCCGCGCTGCAGTCGGTGCAGCGTGACGCCCGGGCCCGGGCGCTGCAGGCGGTGTTCGAGGCCAACGAGGCCCGCCGGGCCAGCGAGCACTTCCGCGAGATGGCCCACCGGGACGCGCTGACCGGGCTCTACAACCGGCGCTACATCAACGAGCGGGTGCCGGCGCTGCTGCTCGAGGCGGCCGCCGCCCGCCAGCCGATCTCGCTCGCCATCGTCGACCTGGACCACTTCAAGCGGGTCAACGACACCCTCTCGCACGCCACCGGCGACACCGTGCTGCAGCACGTGGCCGAGCTGCTGGAGGAGGCGATGCCCGGGTCCGGCCTCGCCGCCCGGATGGGCGGCGAGGAGTTCCTCCTGGTCTTCCCCGGGATCGGGCCGGACGAGGCGGCGGACCGCTGCGAGCGGCTGCGGCTGCGGATCCGGGCGCACGCCTGGGGGCCGATCACCGGCACCCTGCCGGTCACCACCAGCATCGGCATCACCACCTCGGTGGACGGCGCCGGCACGCTGTCGTCGCTGCTCGCCCAGGCCGACCGCAACCTCTACACGGCCAAGCACGCCGGCCGCGACCGCGTGGTGTTCTGA
- a CDS encoding DinB family protein: MTIEFPSPTRPAGSTAEVFAGYLSYFRETLLAKASALPEGERRTSRLPSGWTPVELVKHLRYVELRWIEWGFQGVPFDDPWGDRNVDRWYVAPEESFAELAEALRAQGEHTTRVIAKTDLSAVGQPGPRWEGAEPPTLERILFHLVQEYARHVGHLDIVVELAVGAVGE, from the coding sequence ATGACGATCGAGTTCCCCTCGCCGACCCGTCCCGCCGGCAGCACCGCCGAGGTCTTCGCGGGTTACCTGTCGTACTTCCGTGAGACGCTGCTCGCCAAGGCGTCGGCGCTCCCCGAGGGGGAGCGCCGGACCAGCCGGCTCCCTTCCGGTTGGACCCCGGTCGAGCTGGTCAAACACCTTCGGTACGTCGAACTGCGCTGGATCGAGTGGGGTTTCCAGGGCGTCCCGTTCGACGACCCGTGGGGTGACCGCAACGTCGACCGGTGGTACGTGGCGCCCGAGGAGAGCTTCGCCGAGCTGGCCGAGGCGCTGCGCGCGCAGGGCGAGCACACCACGCGGGTGATCGCCAAGACCGACCTGAGCGCGGTCGGGCAGCCCGGCCCGCGCTGGGAGGGCGCCGAGCCGCCCACCCTGGAGCGGATCCTCTTCCACCTGGTCCAGGAGTACGCCCGGCACGTCGGGCACCTGGACATCGTCGTCGAGCTGGCGGTCGGCGCGGTCGGCGAATAG
- a CDS encoding GNAT family N-acetyltransferase: protein MTALRVRAAGPDDRATVARLITESWHAPILVVHGVTYHAADLPALLAETGPDGDIAGLLTYHVDGGALEIVSLNAFTSGAGVGSALLDAAAGVARERGLTRLWVVTTNDNLDALRFYQRRGLRLAALAPGAVDAARLVKPSIPLVGDHGIPLRDELTLEMPVA from the coding sequence ATGACTGCTTTGCGGGTACGTGCCGCCGGCCCCGACGACCGGGCGACCGTGGCACGGCTGATCACCGAGTCGTGGCACGCGCCGATCCTGGTGGTGCACGGCGTCACCTACCACGCCGCCGACCTGCCGGCGCTGCTCGCCGAGACCGGCCCGGACGGTGACATCGCCGGCCTGCTCACCTACCACGTCGACGGCGGCGCGCTGGAGATCGTCTCGCTGAACGCGTTCACTTCCGGGGCCGGCGTCGGCAGCGCCTTGCTCGACGCCGCCGCCGGGGTGGCCCGGGAGCGGGGCCTGACCAGGCTCTGGGTGGTCACCACCAACGACAACCTGGACGCGCTGCGTTTCTACCAGCGGCGCGGCCTGCGGCTGGCGGCGCTCGCGCCGGGCGCGGTGGACGCCGCCCGGCTGGTCAAGCCGTCGATCCCGCTGGTCGGCGACCACGGGATCCCGCTGCGCGACGAGCTGACCCTGGAGATGCCTGTCGCGTGA
- a CDS encoding ammonium transporter: MTAQLNSGDTAWLLVSAALVLLMIPGLALFYGGMVRIKSTLNMLMMTFACLAVVSIIWVVYGYSLAFGPDTGGGLIGNLSLAGMAGVGPDSLTGSSPTLVFAAFQMMFAIITAALLSGAIADRAKFSTWVVFVAIWVTLVYAPIAHWVFTPHGWIAEHLRILDLAGGTVVEINSGASGLALAIVLGQRLGFRSEPMRPHSLPLVVLGAGLLWFGWFGFNAGSALAANGSAGLAFFNTQVSGAAGIAGWLLVERLRDGHATTLGAASGAVAGLVAITPACGSVNPLCAVLIGLAAGALCGWVVGLKHRLGLDDSLDVAGVHGVGGFLGTILIGLLATATATGGPRGLLFGGGLSLFGRQATAAITVALFSFTATWLIATALHRTLGFRVTRDHEHGGLDLAVHGESAYDLGVTGAHSSHPTVRPTTPANT; encoded by the coding sequence GTGACCGCACAACTGAACTCCGGGGACACCGCCTGGCTGCTGGTCAGCGCCGCCCTGGTGCTGCTGATGATCCCGGGCCTGGCGCTGTTCTACGGCGGCATGGTGCGGATCAAGAGCACCCTGAACATGCTGATGATGACCTTCGCCTGCCTGGCCGTGGTCAGCATCATCTGGGTCGTCTACGGCTACTCGCTCGCCTTCGGCCCGGACACCGGCGGCGGCCTGATCGGCAACCTGAGCCTGGCCGGGATGGCCGGGGTCGGCCCGGACTCGCTCACCGGGTCGTCGCCGACGCTGGTCTTCGCGGCCTTCCAGATGATGTTCGCGATCATCACGGCGGCCCTGCTCAGCGGCGCGATCGCGGACCGGGCGAAGTTCAGCACCTGGGTGGTCTTCGTGGCGATCTGGGTGACCCTGGTCTACGCGCCGATCGCGCACTGGGTGTTCACCCCGCACGGCTGGATCGCCGAGCACCTGCGCATCCTGGACCTGGCCGGCGGCACGGTCGTCGAGATCAACTCCGGTGCGTCGGGGCTGGCGCTGGCGATCGTTCTCGGTCAGCGGCTGGGCTTCCGGTCGGAGCCGATGCGCCCGCACAGCCTGCCGCTCGTGGTGCTCGGCGCCGGCCTGCTCTGGTTCGGCTGGTTCGGGTTCAACGCCGGCTCGGCGCTGGCCGCGAACGGCTCGGCCGGCCTGGCGTTCTTCAACACCCAGGTGTCCGGGGCCGCCGGGATCGCCGGCTGGCTGCTGGTCGAACGCCTCCGCGACGGCCACGCCACCACCCTGGGCGCCGCCTCCGGCGCGGTCGCCGGCCTGGTCGCGATCACCCCGGCGTGCGGCTCGGTCAACCCGCTCTGCGCCGTGCTGATCGGCCTGGCCGCCGGTGCCCTGTGCGGCTGGGTGGTCGGCCTCAAGCACCGTCTCGGCCTGGACGACTCGCTCGACGTGGCCGGCGTGCACGGCGTCGGCGGCTTCCTCGGCACCATCCTGATCGGCCTGCTCGCCACCGCCACCGCCACCGGCGGCCCGCGCGGCCTGCTCTTCGGCGGTGGCCTCTCGCTCTTCGGCCGGCAGGCCACCGCGGCGATCACCGTCGCGCTCTTCTCGTTCACCGCGACCTGGCTGATCGCCACCGCCCTGCACCGCACCCTCGGCTTCCGCGTCACCCGGGACCACGAACACGGCGGCCTCGACCTGGCCGTGCACGGCGAGTCCGCCTACGACCTGGGCGTCACCGGCGCCCACAGCAGCCACCCCACCGTGCGCCCGACAACCCCAGCCAACACCTGA
- a CDS encoding endonuclease/exonuclease/phosphatase family protein: MSWNIKTGGVDRGRRFRLPAIAEVISAEKPDVLTLQELRDFQRHDGRRMADLAGAVGMTAHLARSGFGMPVAVLVRDPLRITHTASVTWRLHHAAAVAVVATGGTPLTVISAHLDPFWPYRRMREARWLAARYVKGSHVLLAGDLNGLDPVGDHTEALASQSPMFRKRHTYPDGSVDSRALAAFGSAGLVDLWGTAGSGDGRTVPTTEGGGHEFGGMRLDYALATPAVAERAHGMRVIRGGATEHASDHYPIRVDLDL; encoded by the coding sequence ATGAGCTGGAACATCAAGACCGGCGGCGTCGACCGCGGCCGCCGGTTCCGGCTGCCGGCCATCGCCGAGGTGATCAGCGCCGAGAAACCGGACGTGCTCACCCTCCAGGAGCTGCGCGACTTCCAGCGGCACGACGGCCGCCGGATGGCCGACCTGGCCGGCGCGGTCGGGATGACCGCGCACCTGGCCCGCTCCGGATTCGGGATGCCGGTCGCGGTGCTGGTCCGCGATCCGCTGCGGATCACCCACACGGCCAGCGTGACCTGGCGGCTGCACCACGCCGCCGCGGTCGCCGTGGTGGCCACCGGCGGGACGCCGCTCACCGTGATCAGCGCGCACCTCGACCCGTTCTGGCCCTACCGCCGGATGCGCGAGGCCCGCTGGCTGGCCGCCCGCTACGTGAAAGGCTCGCACGTGCTGCTGGCCGGCGACCTGAACGGGCTCGACCCGGTCGGCGACCACACCGAGGCGCTGGCCAGCCAGTCGCCGATGTTCCGCAAACGGCACACCTACCCGGACGGGAGCGTGGACAGCCGGGCGCTGGCCGCGTTCGGCTCGGCCGGGCTGGTCGACCTGTGGGGCACGGCCGGCTCCGGCGACGGGCGCACGGTGCCGACCACCGAGGGCGGCGGCCATGAGTTCGGCGGCATGCGGCTGGACTACGCGCTGGCCACGCCGGCGGTGGCGGAGCGGGCGCACGGCATGCGGGTGATCCGGGGCGGGGCCACCGAGCACGCCTCCGACCACTACCCGATCCGGGTCGACCTCGACCTCTGA
- a CDS encoding phosphatase PAP2 family protein, with protein sequence MPSAPDDNRVVERAGWAPVRHFAERSVLGLIAVIAVGLGFAALLLLVRFHWSPLQSLDHAVADGLNHRVAGSSAGVKVLEQISSFGGRAFMIGLVTVVVTMLLIRRRPRLALYLVVTGAGALILDPSLKTLVGRLRPVVESPVAHAPGNSFPSGHALGSMVVYGMLALVLLPMFRSRWRPWFLALAGGIVLLIGFSRIALGVHFLSDVVAGWLLGIAWISTTAYAFRVWRREAGHPADDVIHDGLEPEAARDLRLAPAEGAVLPHPWAKGAEILVGWVLTFGLLYLLGYGVTRWNPGWDDGVPRWLQTFRTPALDDVSWWWSKAGDTHAILAVSLVFCPIALALWRQWRPVLFLVLTMIGELTLFLTSAAAVDRPRPGVEQLDGQMPTSSFPSGHIAATLCLWTAIAIIVMARVRTPWRWIFPVLAVLMPLGVALSRMYRGMHHPTDVLGAMLLTAAWLTVLWWTVRPNARAVTATEAALESRQLVVA encoded by the coding sequence GTGCCTTCCGCCCCGGATGACAACCGGGTCGTCGAGCGGGCCGGCTGGGCGCCGGTCCGGCACTTCGCCGAGCGCAGCGTCCTCGGCCTGATCGCGGTGATCGCGGTCGGCCTCGGGTTCGCGGCGCTCCTGCTGCTGGTGCGATTCCACTGGTCGCCGCTGCAGAGCCTGGACCACGCGGTCGCCGACGGGCTGAACCATCGGGTCGCCGGCTCGTCGGCCGGGGTGAAGGTGCTGGAGCAGATCTCCTCGTTCGGCGGCCGGGCCTTCATGATCGGGCTGGTCACCGTGGTCGTGACGATGCTGCTGATCCGGCGGCGGCCCCGGCTGGCGCTCTACCTGGTGGTGACCGGAGCCGGCGCGCTGATCCTCGACCCGTCGCTGAAGACGCTGGTCGGCCGGTTGCGGCCGGTGGTCGAGTCGCCGGTCGCGCACGCGCCGGGCAACAGCTTCCCGAGCGGGCACGCGCTCGGCTCGATGGTGGTCTACGGGATGCTCGCGCTGGTCCTGCTGCCCATGTTCCGGTCCCGGTGGCGGCCCTGGTTCCTGGCCCTGGCGGGCGGGATCGTGCTGCTGATCGGGTTCAGCCGGATCGCGCTCGGCGTGCACTTCCTCTCCGACGTGGTCGCCGGGTGGCTGCTCGGGATCGCCTGGATCAGCACCACGGCGTACGCGTTCCGGGTCTGGCGCCGGGAGGCCGGGCACCCGGCCGACGACGTGATCCACGACGGCCTGGAGCCGGAGGCCGCCCGGGACCTGCGGCTCGCGCCGGCCGAGGGGGCGGTGCTGCCGCACCCGTGGGCCAAGGGCGCCGAGATCCTGGTCGGCTGGGTGCTCACCTTCGGGCTGCTCTACCTGCTCGGGTACGGCGTGACCCGGTGGAACCCGGGCTGGGACGACGGGGTGCCGCGCTGGCTGCAGACCTTCCGTACCCCGGCCCTGGACGACGTCAGCTGGTGGTGGAGCAAGGCCGGGGACACCCACGCGATCCTCGCCGTCTCGCTGGTCTTCTGCCCGATCGCGCTGGCCCTGTGGCGGCAGTGGCGGCCGGTGCTGTTCCTGGTGCTCACCATGATCGGCGAGCTGACCCTGTTCCTGACCAGCGCCGCCGCGGTGGACCGGCCGCGCCCGGGGGTCGAGCAGCTGGACGGGCAGATGCCCACCTCGTCGTTCCCGTCCGGGCACATCGCCGCCACCCTCTGCCTGTGGACCGCCATCGCGATCATCGTGATGGCCCGGGTCCGGACCCCGTGGCGGTGGATCTTCCCGGTGCTGGCCGTGCTGATGCCGCTCGGCGTCGCGCTGTCCCGGATGTACCGCGGGATGCACCACCCGACCGACGTGCTCGGCGCGATGCTGCTCACCGCGGCCTGGCTGACTGTGCTGTGGTGGACGGTACGGCCCAACGCGCGGGCCGTCACCGCCACCGAGGCGGCGCTGGAGAGCCGGCAGCTGGTCGTCGCCTGA
- a CDS encoding YihY/virulence factor BrkB family protein, which yields MSSTEPVPETRTMAGDELSADDAYVALRHYGRWPLLRDAFVRFRYGDGFSHSRAFALQLCLAIVPFLIALSGLATDLGVESGGEVVADTVIELTPGDSEGLVRQLLEDDDRTEEAGEVALTLGLITGLFALTTAMAQVERGANRIYGVERDRPAPQKYLRAAVLAFAAGLPALFGFLLLVAGRAAGESAEEHFGIPGWARVTWDVLRWPVSLALIVFAVGALFRHSPRRKQPALSWLLFGAVVATVLWWLASLGLAGYVRVSGSFGATYGPLTAIMALLLWANLTGIAFFLGLAFAAQLEARRVGAKPAQPDQWEPAPDVPAQRAPGVPTESTG from the coding sequence ATGAGCAGCACCGAACCGGTCCCGGAGACCCGGACCATGGCCGGCGACGAGCTGTCCGCCGACGACGCCTACGTGGCGCTGCGCCACTACGGCCGCTGGCCGCTGCTGCGCGACGCGTTCGTCCGGTTCCGCTACGGCGACGGGTTCAGCCACTCCCGCGCCTTCGCGCTGCAGCTCTGCCTGGCCATCGTCCCGTTCCTGATCGCCCTCTCCGGCCTGGCCACCGACCTGGGCGTGGAGTCCGGCGGCGAGGTGGTCGCGGACACCGTCATCGAGCTCACCCCGGGCGACAGCGAGGGACTGGTCCGCCAGCTGCTGGAGGACGACGACCGGACCGAGGAGGCCGGCGAGGTCGCCCTCACCCTCGGTCTGATCACCGGGCTGTTCGCGCTCACCACCGCGATGGCCCAGGTGGAGCGCGGCGCCAACCGGATCTACGGGGTGGAGCGGGACCGGCCGGCGCCGCAGAAGTACCTGCGGGCCGCGGTGCTCGCGTTCGCCGCCGGGCTGCCCGCGCTCTTCGGCTTCCTGCTGCTGGTCGCCGGGCGGGCCGCCGGGGAGTCCGCCGAGGAGCATTTCGGGATACCCGGCTGGGCCCGGGTGACCTGGGACGTGCTGCGCTGGCCGGTCAGCCTGGCGCTGATCGTGTTCGCGGTCGGCGCCCTGTTCCGGCACTCGCCGCGACGCAAGCAGCCGGCGCTGTCCTGGCTGCTGTTCGGCGCGGTGGTGGCGACCGTGCTGTGGTGGCTGGCCAGCCTGGGCCTGGCCGGATACGTCCGGGTCAGCGGCAGCTTCGGCGCCACCTACGGTCCGCTCACCGCGATCATGGCGTTGCTGCTCTGGGCGAACCTGACCGGCATCGCGTTCTTCCTGGGCCTCGCCTTCGCCGCGCAGCTCGAGGCCCGGCGGGTCGGTGCCAAGCCGGCCCAGCCCGACCAGTGGGAGCCGGCCCCGGACGTGCCCGCTCAGCGCGCCCCCGGTGTACCGACGGAGTCGACGGGGTAA
- a CDS encoding diacylglycerol/lipid kinase family protein, with translation MTGPRSAVVVNPAKVADPDQLRRTLRTTLTRAGWPEPAWFETTPEDPGRGQAKKAVADGAELVFACGGDGTVTAVVSALTGTDVALAVLPAGTGNLLAANLGLGTDPAAGVQVALEGGRRRIDVGTIGDQCFVVMAGMGFDAMMLQDTSERAKKHIGWPAYLFGAAKHLLDRPMRVRIRLDGGAPMPRRAQTVIVGNVGRLQGGVRLLKRAVPDDGKFNVAIISPNNLYSWARLIAAVASRRERVPKMETFTASRVEIYSNRAQPRQLDGDLIASGKAMKISLRHKALLLCVPQPDADPDLAHDAAAVAKRARRR, from the coding sequence GTGACAGGACCCCGCTCCGCCGTTGTGGTGAACCCCGCCAAGGTGGCCGATCCGGATCAGCTCCGCCGCACCCTGCGCACCACCCTGACCAGGGCGGGGTGGCCGGAGCCCGCCTGGTTCGAGACGACCCCCGAGGACCCGGGCCGGGGCCAGGCGAAAAAGGCCGTGGCGGACGGCGCCGAGCTGGTCTTCGCGTGCGGCGGCGACGGCACGGTGACCGCCGTGGTGAGCGCGCTGACCGGCACCGACGTGGCGCTGGCCGTGCTGCCGGCCGGTACCGGCAACCTGCTCGCCGCCAACCTCGGGCTGGGCACCGACCCGGCCGCCGGGGTGCAGGTCGCGCTGGAGGGCGGCCGCCGCCGGATCGACGTCGGCACGATCGGCGACCAGTGCTTCGTGGTGATGGCCGGGATGGGCTTCGACGCGATGATGCTGCAGGACACCTCGGAGCGGGCGAAAAAGCACATCGGCTGGCCGGCCTACCTGTTCGGGGCGGCCAAGCACCTGCTCGACCGGCCGATGCGGGTGCGGATCCGGCTGGACGGCGGCGCGCCGATGCCGCGCCGCGCGCAGACCGTGATCGTCGGCAACGTCGGCCGCCTGCAGGGCGGCGTCCGCCTGCTGAAACGCGCGGTGCCGGACGACGGGAAGTTCAACGTGGCGATCATCAGCCCGAACAACCTGTACTCCTGGGCCCGGCTGATCGCCGCGGTGGCCAGCCGCCGCGAGCGGGTGCCGAAAATGGAGACGTTCACCGCCTCCCGGGTGGAGATCTACAGCAACCGCGCGCAGCCCCGGCAGCTGGACGGCGACCTGATCGCGTCCGGCAAGGCGATGAAGATCTCGCTGCGGCACAAGGCGCTGCTGCTCTGCGTGCCGCAGCCCGACGCCGACCCGGACCTGGCCCACGACGCCGCGGCCGTGGCGAAACGGGCGAGGCGCCGATGA
- a CDS encoding DUF1990 family protein, whose amino-acid sequence MTRLTYPEIGLTRGGPLPDGYRHLRYRRRIGTGPRVFAAAGEAVLTFRMHRATGAGVRASGRRAAPGVRLIVGVGPVTAPCEVVWVAQEEHKIGFGYGTLAGHPARGEEAFVVERDEQDRVWFTVTAFSRPAGPLMRLAGPVAVLFQQLYARRCGQVLRRLGTVSR is encoded by the coding sequence GTGACTCGCCTGACGTACCCCGAAATCGGCCTGACCCGCGGCGGACCGCTCCCGGACGGCTACCGCCATCTGCGCTACCGGCGAAGGATCGGCACCGGTCCGCGCGTCTTCGCGGCCGCCGGCGAGGCGGTCCTCACCTTCCGGATGCACCGCGCCACCGGGGCGGGCGTCCGGGCGAGCGGGCGGCGAGCCGCGCCCGGCGTCCGGCTGATCGTCGGCGTCGGACCGGTCACCGCCCCGTGCGAGGTCGTCTGGGTCGCCCAGGAGGAGCACAAGATCGGTTTTGGGTACGGAACGCTTGCCGGCCATCCGGCGCGGGGCGAGGAGGCGTTCGTGGTCGAGCGGGACGAGCAGGACCGGGTGTGGTTCACGGTCACCGCGTTCAGCCGCCCGGCCGGCCCGCTGATGCGACTGGCCGGCCCGGTGGCGGTGTTGTTCCAGCAGCTCTACGCCCGCCGGTGCGGTCAGGTCCTGCGCCGGCTGGGTACCGTGAGCCGGTGA